Proteins from one Mucilaginibacter jinjuensis genomic window:
- a CDS encoding translocation/assembly module TamB domain-containing protein, with protein sequence MERFGRIAIKTILWIIASVIFLVLLVFVLIQVPAVQNFAKDKAVNYLQGKIHTKVAIGHITLGLPKLLVLQDVYFEDQHKDTLIAGKTLKVDISMLKLLDHKLEVNEINLDGITANISKNKDSVFNFDYIIKAFAGEQKKEVKPTDTTSTMKFSLDKIILDKINIKYKDLTTGNDIKLLLGHFDTRIKTFDMDKMKFSIPKINLSDVNARIIQTPAGSSIAQTAAVDTAIKPLNMQLDLGTIDVNRVKVYYMTKEMKTSVDLGKFLVEFNKLDLIKQKIDIKSVELSNTDAALRLSKPESVQKAVVKAAKKVDTLMRPPTSTKPWSALVGKITFTNDNIKFDNDAQKPVAKGLDYAHMDIRNLNTDIENINYSADSTSGRINEFTFSDKSGLALQKFHTSFFYGPKNSYLKDLLIQTPNSVLQKDVQVGYPSIDAITKDLGKLSINANLDGTHIGLKDILLVMPTMKSMEPFKSSPNAVFRIDGKIAGTANNLHINNMEVRGLSDTHIKASAIVKGMIVNGKTDPAKAAFDVTIADITTSRRDIYKLVDKKMIPASVSIPERLNLKGNLKGSMKDLNTKLILRTSLGAIDATAHIKNADDMKRLAYNANVKVNNLNAGALTKQPQMVGNLTLSANVKGNGIDPKHLNLQFDANVASAQVKGYTYKNLVAKGSAVNGKYAATARMKDPNINFSLDAKADMNKKYPSVIANLMIDSINLQKLHFVKDEMRFHGKLVANFPTADPDYLNGKALITDMVLVNKGQRIKMDTISLVSTANADSSSLRLKIPMLTAHLGGKYKLTEIATALQDNIDKYYNTSMVKQKAKPKYSPQQFTFDIHAVKTPMVGQLVPDLKRLDPILINGHFNSTTGDLLVNGTIPKVIYGTNDVSNGKLNINTSNNALNYSLTFDDIKVGTSLDLLYPSVTGNAQNNKLNISVQMRDATKKERFRMAGVFSALDGGYQFSFLQNGLMLNYMQWAVNPDNSLQFGAKGILAHEFTISNNGQILSVNSNPQTLNAPINVKFTNFHIEDLAKIARQDSTLVGGTLNGDATVSDFQKSPKFTANLNLTEFSFRQDTVGNIAIKVNNQTENAYAANVAITGDGNEVNLDGVYYTAPQARFDMNLNIVTLNMKSIQGFTFGAIRGSKGNISGQLKITGTTTAPSIIGDVKFNQVGFNVSMLNSYFQMPNESISFTNDGIHFNDFTMVDSTGAKAVVTGAVYTTTYTDFKFGLDINAKNFRVMNSTHADNKLYYGKLFIDTRIKVRGDMAKPIVDGTLDVNDKTDMTIVLPTDDPSVEDRKGVVEFFDQDEPQIDSVLLAKQLDSLKKSEVTGMDINMVVNISKQANFNIVIDERNGDVVHIKGEAALQGGIDPSGKVNLTGTYTVASGSYTLAYASVVRKFNFKPGSTIVWTGDPTTANIDLTATYIAKVPPIDLVADQSDDVQNTMLKQKLPFNVNLNLKNQLMSPAISFDIVLPDSNYTVSPNIITIVNTRLDQVRSDPNEMNKQVLGVLVLGHFIGDNPLESKGGSTTAEGLVRNTVSSLLSDQLNRLAGNLIAGVDLNFDLQSGEDYSSGQATNRTDLNIGLSKRFLNDRLTVTVGNSFNLEGAQQGEQTSNIAGNLSANYKLSKDGRYTLRAYRRDEYIVLQGQVIETGVGFTLTMDYNRFSQLFKKSKQDKALQKKYNKDQKEEKKEQKAADDAKQQPADDKKAVTPTGSGQSQEQQDPELDEEELLY encoded by the coding sequence TTGGAACGATTTGGACGAATTGCTATAAAAACTATTCTTTGGATTATTGCGAGTGTTATTTTTTTGGTGCTGCTTGTATTTGTATTAATACAGGTACCTGCCGTCCAAAACTTCGCGAAAGACAAGGCTGTTAACTATTTACAGGGTAAAATACATACCAAAGTTGCTATCGGCCATATCACCCTCGGCCTGCCTAAATTGCTTGTTTTACAGGATGTTTACTTTGAGGATCAGCATAAGGACACGCTCATAGCCGGAAAAACGCTGAAGGTTGATATCAGCATGCTGAAACTGCTGGACCATAAACTGGAGGTGAACGAAATTAACCTCGATGGTATTACCGCCAACATAAGCAAAAACAAAGACAGCGTTTTTAACTTCGATTATATTATCAAAGCCTTTGCAGGCGAGCAAAAGAAAGAAGTAAAGCCAACGGATACCACTTCTACCATGAAGTTTTCGCTGGATAAGATCATCCTCGATAAAATCAATATCAAGTATAAAGACCTTACTACCGGCAATGATATTAAGTTGTTGCTGGGCCACTTCGATACCCGTATCAAAACTTTTGATATGGACAAAATGAAGTTCAGCATCCCGAAAATTAATCTGTCGGATGTTAATGCACGGATTATCCAGACACCCGCGGGTTCGTCTATTGCTCAAACTGCAGCGGTTGATACAGCCATCAAACCATTGAATATGCAACTTGATCTGGGCACCATAGATGTAAACCGGGTTAAGGTGTATTATATGACCAAGGAAATGAAAACCAGTGTTGATCTGGGTAAATTCCTGGTAGAGTTTAATAAGCTGGATCTGATTAAGCAGAAGATCGATATCAAATCTGTTGAGTTAAGTAATACAGATGCAGCGTTGAGGTTATCTAAACCAGAAAGTGTGCAGAAGGCTGTAGTGAAAGCTGCCAAAAAAGTAGATACACTGATGAGGCCGCCTACATCTACCAAGCCCTGGAGTGCCTTGGTTGGTAAAATTACTTTCACCAACGATAATATAAAGTTTGATAACGATGCACAGAAACCGGTAGCCAAAGGGCTGGATTATGCACACATGGATATCCGCAACCTTAACACAGATATTGAAAATATTAATTACAGCGCCGATAGCACCTCGGGCCGAATCAACGAATTTACTTTCAGCGATAAAAGCGGGTTGGCGCTTCAAAAGTTCCATACCTCGTTTTTCTATGGGCCGAAAAATTCGTACCTGAAAGATCTGTTGATTCAAACACCTAACTCGGTATTGCAAAAAGATGTACAGGTAGGTTACCCATCTATCGATGCCATTACCAAAGATCTCGGTAAACTAAGCATCAACGCTAATTTAGATGGTACGCACATCGGCCTTAAAGATATTTTATTGGTAATGCCAACCATGAAGTCGATGGAGCCATTTAAGAGTTCGCCTAATGCAGTGTTCCGTATCGATGGTAAAATTGCAGGCACTGCCAACAATTTGCACATTAACAATATGGAAGTCCGCGGACTGTCTGATACCCACATCAAAGCGTCGGCAATAGTAAAGGGCATGATCGTAAATGGCAAAACAGATCCAGCCAAAGCGGCTTTCGATGTTACCATTGCCGATATAACCACCAGTCGCCGCGATATATATAAGCTGGTTGATAAAAAGATGATCCCGGCCAGCGTAAGTATTCCCGAAAGGTTAAACTTAAAAGGTAATCTAAAGGGTAGTATGAAGGATTTAAATACTAAACTTATACTTCGCACAAGCCTCGGCGCTATTGATGCCACAGCCCATATAAAAAATGCTGACGACATGAAGCGTTTGGCCTATAATGCCAATGTTAAAGTAAACAACCTTAATGCAGGTGCTTTAACCAAGCAGCCACAAATGGTGGGCAACTTAACCCTAAGCGCAAATGTAAAGGGTAATGGTATAGATCCTAAACATCTTAACCTGCAATTTGATGCCAACGTGGCGAGCGCGCAGGTAAAAGGTTATACCTATAAAAACTTGGTAGCGAAAGGCAGTGCCGTAAACGGTAAATACGCAGCAACAGCCAGAATGAAAGATCCCAATATCAATTTTAGCCTCGATGCTAAGGCGGATATGAATAAGAAATATCCATCTGTTATTGCCAATTTAATGATCGATAGCATTAACCTGCAAAAGCTGCATTTTGTGAAAGATGAAATGCGTTTCCATGGTAAGCTGGTGGCTAACTTCCCAACCGCCGATCCGGATTATCTGAATGGTAAAGCATTAATTACCGATATGGTATTGGTAAACAAAGGTCAGCGCATTAAGATGGATACCATCAGTTTGGTATCAACCGCCAATGCCGATAGCAGCAGTTTGCGCTTGAAGATCCCGATGCTGACTGCACATCTCGGCGGTAAATATAAATTGACCGAGATTGCCACCGCCTTGCAGGATAATATCGATAAGTATTATAACACCAGCATGGTGAAGCAGAAAGCCAAACCAAAGTATTCGCCACAGCAATTTACGTTTGATATCCACGCGGTAAAAACACCAATGGTAGGCCAACTGGTGCCCGATTTAAAACGATTAGATCCGATATTAATTAACGGCCATTTCAATAGCACCACCGGCGACCTGTTGGTTAATGGCACTATACCAAAAGTGATTTACGGTACTAACGATGTAAGCAACGGGAAGCTCAACATCAACACAAGCAATAATGCTTTGAACTATAGCCTAACGTTTGATGATATTAAGGTGGGAACCTCACTCGATCTGTTGTATCCAAGCGTTACCGGTAATGCCCAAAACAATAAACTGAATATCAGCGTGCAAATGCGCGATGCTACTAAAAAAGAACGTTTCAGAATGGCGGGTGTGTTTAGTGCTTTGGATGGCGGTTACCAGTTTAGTTTCCTGCAAAACGGCTTAATGCTTAACTATATGCAATGGGCGGTTAATCCCGATAATTCACTGCAATTTGGCGCAAAGGGTATTTTAGCCCACGAATTTACCATATCAAACAACGGCCAAATATTAAGTGTGAACAGCAACCCGCAAACGCTTAATGCGCCGATCAATGTTAAATTTACCAATTTCCATATTGAAGATCTAGCTAAGATTGCACGCCAGGATTCTACGCTGGTAGGCGGTACTTTGAATGGCGATGCTACGGTAAGCGATTTTCAAAAATCGCCCAAGTTTACAGCTAATCTGAATCTGACTGAATTTAGTTTCAGGCAGGATACCGTGGGTAATATTGCCATTAAAGTAAACAACCAGACAGAGAACGCTTACGCAGCTAATGTAGCCATTACAGGCGATGGTAATGAAGTAAACCTGGATGGCGTTTATTATACTGCACCACAAGCCAGGTTTGATATGAACCTCAATATCGTGACACTGAATATGAAGAGTATCCAGGGCTTTACATTTGGTGCGATAAGAGGGTCGAAGGGTAATATCTCCGGTCAGCTTAAAATAACGGGAACTACAACGGCGCCATCCATTATAGGCGATGTTAAGTTTAACCAGGTTGGGTTTAACGTATCTATGCTCAACTCATACTTCCAGATGCCGAATGAGAGTATCTCATTTACCAATGACGGGATCCATTTTAACGACTTTACGATGGTGGATTCTACCGGGGCTAAAGCTGTAGTAACCGGTGCTGTTTACACCACTACTTATACCGATTTTAAATTTGGACTGGATATCAACGCCAAAAATTTCAGGGTGATGAACTCAACCCATGCCGACAATAAATTATACTACGGTAAGCTGTTTATTGATACGCGTATTAAGGTGCGTGGCGATATGGCCAAGCCTATTGTTGATGGTACGCTGGACGTGAACGACAAAACCGATATGACCATTGTGCTGCCTACTGATGACCCAAGTGTGGAAGACCGGAAAGGGGTAGTAGAGTTTTTTGACCAGGACGAACCGCAGATAGATTCTGTGCTGCTGGCCAAACAGTTGGATTCGCTCAAAAAATCGGAAGTTACCGGCATGGATATTAATATGGTGGTAAACATCAGCAAGCAGGCCAACTTTAATATTGTGATTGATGAGCGTAATGGAGATGTGGTGCATATTAAAGGTGAGGCAGCGTTGCAAGGTGGTATTGATCCAAGTGGTAAGGTTAACCTTACAGGTACCTATACCGTTGCTTCGGGTTCATATACACTTGCTTATGCCAGTGTTGTACGAAAGTTTAACTTTAAACCGGGCAGTACCATTGTATGGACCGGCGACCCAACCACAGCAAACATTGACCTGACCGCAACCTATATAGCCAAAGTGCCGCCTATTGACTTGGTTGCAGACCAGAGCGATGACGTACAGAACACCATGCTTAAACAAAAGCTGCCGTTTAATGTGAACCTGAACCTTAAAAATCAGCTCATGTCGCCGGCTATTAGTTTTGATATTGTGTTGCCGGATAGTAACTATACCGTATCTCCAAACATTATCACGATAGTGAATACCCGTTTAGATCAGGTGAGATCAGATCCGAACGAGATGAACAAACAGGTGCTTGGTGTATTAGTACTGGGGCATTTTATTGGCGATAATCCACTGGAGAGCAAGGGCGGAAGCACCACGGCCGAAGGTTTGGTACGTAATACGGTAAGCAGCCTGCTATCTGATCAATTAAACCGCTTAGCAGGTAACCTGATAGCGGGAGTGGACCTGAATTTCGATTTGCAATCGGGCGAAGATTATTCGTCGGGGCAGGCAACTAACAGAACGGATTTGAACATCGGGCTATCCAAACGCTTCCTTAATGACAGGCTAACGGTAACCGTGGGTAATAGCTTTAACCTGGAGGGTGCACAACAGGGTGAACAAACAAGCAATATCGCAGGCAATTTATCGGCCAATTACAAACTGAGTAAAGATGGCAGGTATACACTGAGGGCTTATCGCCGCGATGAGTACATTGTACTACAAGGCCAGGTTATTGAAACCGGCGTAGGCTTTACGCTTACGATGGATTATAACCGGTTTAGCCAGCTGTTTAAAAAGAGTAAACAGGATAAGGCTTTGCAAAAGAAATACAACAAAGACCAGAAAGAGGAAAAGAAAGAACAAAAGGCGGCAGATGATGCGAAACAACAACCCGCTGATGATAAAAAAGCGGTTACGCCAACAGGAAGTGGGCAATCGCAAGAGCAACAGGATCCCGAGCTGGACGAAGAGGAACTTTTATACTAA
- a CDS encoding BamA/TamA family outer membrane protein: protein MTKNLSYLLLLAIVLNACSNTKYLPKGEKLYTGGQVKIVNKDIKKADSKALTADLEALLRPKPNGSFLGLRPKLYLWNITQTKKTKGFRAWLHRKGEPPVFASDVDLDKNSQILTNRLQNVSYFQAQVIGDTVSKGRTAKAVYTATTGPAYKIRKVVFPTSPEGIDTAVAGTAKASLLKVGDNYNLDVIKNERIRIDTRLKEEGFFYFAPDDIKLRVDSTIEGHQVDMFVKVKEETSQLARTIYSIRNIYVYPNYTLRDTALKLDSAQKYRWYYIVRGKRETVKPWVFKNTVLLHPGEVYNRTDHTKSLNRFIELGPFKFVKNRFEDVTPDSPLLDVYYQLTQYPKKSIQFDLLGRTTSASYNGVQASVSWKNRNAFKGGELLTVSLIGSNDGQVGQSNGGYAVSQVGVQTSLSWPRFVSPFNFKADNAYIPHTTLTLGGSLVIRSQLYTLDSYNGAFGYQWKQNQYKQHALNLLEVTYTHPRSVTELYRDSIKKTGNPTLQHVINPQFTWGPSYSFTYDNTIDAYRTNTFLYSGKVSLSNNIYGLISGANIKNGGDTTKLFGLPFDQYVKLENEIRYFHKLGPNSKIATRLSTGFGLAYGNSRNLPYSQQFYSGGANSLRGFRARSVGPGTVNPYYFVGNNGFLPDESGDIKIEANVEYRTKLFSIVNGALFVDAGNVWNLNHQKLTDTNGNPVPGEDTFGKNFYKQLAADVGFGFRFDLTILILRTDYGIPVLRPWQPGSNWVTPKLGNGIFNLAIGYPF, encoded by the coding sequence ATGACTAAAAATCTATCATATTTATTGCTATTGGCTATTGTACTAAATGCGTGCAGTAATACTAAATATTTGCCCAAGGGCGAAAAATTGTATACCGGCGGGCAGGTTAAAATTGTTAATAAGGATATTAAGAAAGCAGATTCAAAGGCATTAACTGCCGATTTAGAAGCTCTGCTTCGGCCAAAACCAAATGGTTCGTTTTTGGGCTTACGCCCCAAATTGTATTTATGGAACATCACTCAAACTAAAAAAACAAAAGGCTTTAGGGCATGGCTGCACAGAAAAGGGGAGCCGCCTGTATTTGCAAGCGATGTAGACCTGGATAAAAACAGCCAGATACTAACCAATCGCCTGCAAAATGTAAGTTATTTCCAGGCGCAGGTAATTGGCGATACAGTGAGCAAAGGCCGCACAGCCAAAGCTGTTTACACCGCAACTACCGGACCGGCCTATAAAATCAGGAAAGTTGTTTTCCCTACAAGCCCCGAGGGTATTGATACTGCAGTGGCCGGTACAGCTAAAGCAAGCTTGCTTAAGGTTGGCGATAATTATAACCTCGATGTAATTAAGAATGAGCGTATCCGGATTGATACCCGCTTAAAAGAAGAGGGTTTCTTTTATTTCGCGCCGGATGATATTAAGCTAAGGGTTGACAGCACCATTGAAGGCCACCAGGTTGATATGTTTGTGAAGGTAAAGGAAGAAACCTCACAATTAGCCCGGACTATTTACAGTATTCGGAATATTTATGTTTACCCTAACTATACGTTGCGTGATACGGCTTTAAAGCTCGATTCGGCCCAAAAATATCGTTGGTATTATATTGTGCGGGGTAAACGTGAAACAGTTAAGCCCTGGGTATTTAAAAACACCGTATTGTTGCACCCCGGCGAAGTTTATAACCGTACCGACCATACCAAATCATTAAACCGGTTTATTGAACTGGGGCCGTTTAAGTTTGTTAAAAACCGTTTTGAGGATGTAACGCCCGATTCGCCCTTGTTGGATGTATATTACCAGTTAACGCAGTATCCTAAAAAATCTATCCAGTTTGATTTACTTGGGCGTACTACCTCGGCCAGTTATAATGGTGTGCAGGCTAGTGTAAGCTGGAAAAACCGTAATGCCTTTAAGGGCGGCGAACTATTAACCGTTAGCCTTATAGGTAGCAATGACGGGCAGGTAGGGCAGTCAAATGGTGGCTATGCTGTATCGCAGGTAGGGGTACAAACCTCGTTAAGCTGGCCGCGCTTTGTGAGCCCGTTTAATTTTAAGGCAGATAACGCTTATATACCGCACACCACGTTAACGCTGGGAGGGTCGCTGGTTATCCGTAGCCAACTATACACTTTAGATTCGTATAACGGAGCTTTCGGTTATCAGTGGAAACAAAATCAATATAAACAACATGCGTTGAACCTATTGGAGGTAACCTATACGCATCCACGCAGTGTAACAGAATTGTACAGGGATAGTATTAAAAAAACGGGTAACCCAACTTTACAACACGTTATAAATCCGCAGTTTACCTGGGGCCCAAGTTATAGTTTTACTTACGACAATACGATTGATGCTTATCGCACCAACACCTTCCTGTATTCGGGAAAGGTGAGTTTATCAAATAATATTTATGGCCTGATATCCGGAGCCAACATTAAAAATGGCGGCGATACTACCAAGCTGTTCGGCCTGCCGTTCGATCAGTATGTAAAACTGGAAAACGAGATCAGGTATTTCCACAAACTTGGGCCAAACAGTAAGATAGCTACACGTCTTTCTACTGGTTTTGGTTTGGCTTATGGTAATTCGCGGAACCTGCCTTACAGCCAACAGTTTTACTCGGGTGGCGCTAACAGTTTAAGGGGTTTCAGGGCGCGGTCTGTAGGTCCGGGTACGGTTAATCCTTATTATTTTGTGGGGAACAATGGCTTTTTACCAGATGAATCTGGCGATATTAAGATCGAGGCCAATGTGGAGTATCGCACAAAGCTTTTTAGCATAGTTAATGGGGCTTTGTTTGTAGATGCCGGTAACGTGTGGAACCTCAACCACCAGAAATTGACAGATACAAATGGTAACCCCGTACCGGGAGAAGATACGTTCGGCAAAAACTTTTACAAACAATTGGCTGCAGATGTTGGCTTTGGTTTCCGGTTCGATCTTACAATACTTATTCTGCGTACAGATTATGGTATCCCTGTGCTCAGGCCATGGCAGCCGGGCAGCAACTGGGTTACACCAAAATTGGGTAATGGTATATTTAACCTAGCTATAGGTTATCCGTTTTAA
- a CDS encoding PadR family transcriptional regulator yields the protein MSSNQLIKGTLQTIILKLLEDNKQMYGYEITQKVKETTSGEILLTEGALYPALHKLEADGLLETHTQVVDNRVRKYYALTEKGGKEVTSKIEEAQAFMDQLQLLLNLKPNLQ from the coding sequence ATGAGTAGTAACCAACTGATAAAAGGCACTTTGCAAACCATTATTTTAAAGCTATTGGAAGACAATAAGCAGATGTATGGTTATGAAATAACCCAAAAGGTAAAGGAAACTACGTCGGGCGAAATTTTACTGACCGAAGGTGCCCTGTACCCTGCCCTGCACAAACTGGAAGCCGATGGCCTGCTGGAAACCCATACCCAGGTGGTTGATAACCGCGTACGTAAGTACTATGCCTTAACCGAAAAAGGCGGCAAAGAAGTAACCAGCAAAATAGAAGAAGCGCAAGCTTTTATGGATCAGCTACAATTATTGTTAAACCTAAAACCCAACCTGCAATGA
- a CDS encoding cupin domain-containing protein, with protein sequence MDTHTSVYWIKHLDFQPHPEGGFYKEVFRSGITVNRGPLLKQACTSIYYLLEGKDYSGFHRLASDEIWYFHKGTPLCIHVINEAGDYYSYELSDTNTGNLSVVIEAGLWFAAEIPLGESFTLVSCAVAPGFEFAEFEMAEVDTMRMLYPQHSGLLERLCRK encoded by the coding sequence ATGGATACTCATACTTCTGTATACTGGATTAAGCACCTCGATTTTCAGCCTCATCCCGAAGGTGGTTTTTACAAAGAAGTTTTCCGCTCGGGGATAACAGTTAATAGAGGCCCGTTGTTAAAACAAGCCTGTACGTCTATCTATTATTTGCTGGAAGGGAAGGATTATTCAGGATTTCATCGCCTGGCTTCTGATGAGATCTGGTATTTCCATAAAGGTACACCGCTATGTATCCATGTAATTAATGAAGCCGGAGATTATTATAGTTATGAACTTTCTGATACCAATACAGGTAATTTATCAGTAGTGATAGAAGCCGGTTTATGGTTTGCTGCCGAAATACCTTTAGGCGAAAGTTTTACACTAGTAAGTTGCGCTGTAGCTCCGGGCTTTGAGTTTGCTGAATTTGAAATGGCGGAGGTGGATACAATGAGAATGCTGTATCCGCAGCATAGTGGATTGCTTGAAAGATTGTGCAGAAAATAA
- a CDS encoding putative quinol monooxygenase — protein sequence MSIYLTALLKFKTGEADTVKPLLLELVANSLKEEACLQYELYQDSENENLFIFHETWKDAAGLEQHTQQAHYKQFSQQAGPLLEETPTLHKTQRIA from the coding sequence ATGAGCATCTACCTCACAGCGCTATTGAAATTTAAAACCGGCGAAGCCGATACCGTAAAACCGCTATTGCTTGAATTAGTAGCAAATTCGCTTAAAGAAGAAGCCTGCCTGCAATACGAACTTTATCAGGACAGCGAAAATGAGAACCTGTTCATTTTCCACGAAACATGGAAGGATGCGGCCGGATTAGAACAACATACCCAGCAAGCGCATTACAAACAGTTCAGTCAACAGGCTGGGCCATTGTTAGAAGAAACCCCAACGCTGCATAAAACACAGCGGATTGCGTAA
- a CDS encoding NAD(P)H-dependent oxidoreductase, with the protein MKNIFVINGGQVFGHSGGKFNKTLLDTTVDFFENQPGFAVRSTDVNNPYDPNQEAENYKWADVIIYHTPIWWFQVPHDFKKYIDTVFSAGYQNGIYKSDGRSSANPAINYGTGGLMHGKHYLVTSSWNAPEEAFTLPGEFFNQHSVDEGVLFGFHRMNAFTGMEQLESIHFHDVMKNPDIDTLMGRYRNHLNKLFINKENHEHLPHSAIEI; encoded by the coding sequence ATGAAAAATATATTTGTAATTAACGGCGGCCAGGTATTCGGCCATTCGGGTGGTAAGTTCAATAAAACTTTACTGGATACCACGGTTGATTTTTTTGAGAATCAACCTGGTTTTGCTGTACGCTCCACAGACGTTAACAACCCTTACGATCCTAACCAGGAAGCTGAAAACTATAAATGGGCCGATGTTATTATCTACCACACTCCGATCTGGTGGTTCCAGGTACCGCACGATTTTAAGAAGTATATCGATACCGTATTTAGTGCAGGGTATCAGAATGGTATCTACAAAAGCGACGGCCGCTCATCAGCCAACCCGGCTATTAATTATGGCACAGGTGGGTTAATGCATGGCAAACATTACCTGGTAACTTCATCATGGAATGCACCCGAAGAAGCCTTTACCCTACCGGGCGAATTCTTTAATCAGCACAGCGTGGATGAAGGTGTGTTATTCGGGTTCCACCGTATGAATGCATTTACAGGTATGGAACAATTAGAGAGTATTCACTTTCATGATGTTATGAAAAATCCCGACATTGATACCCTGATGGGCCGTTATCGTAATCATCTAAATAAATTATTTATTAATAAAGAAAATCATGAGCATCTACCTCACAGCGCTATTGAAATTTAA
- a CDS encoding LysR family transcriptional regulator, whose protein sequence is MVNLEWFRTFKAIYETGSLTGAAESLFISQPGVSLHLSSLESYVGYKLFDRTSRKMVSTERGKILYNYVQEAICKLEDAERHFHKSTEKDIPTISIGMCFETFQFTLESYLPTLPFNVFIKFGEYPEMLSDLDAGVLDMIITPQKGDYKGLNYQPFFKEKIVVVAGSNTDTSEFDQLVKRGDTDGIYAWLKTQTWYGTAGDMEHLRKFWHSNFGKRPDFKPNFIVPNMCSILRCLSDGKGVAVIPDFLSKREMDAGHVKLLWQGNNIIENTLYFGTRKKTIYAEQIAVLQEIFEKEMVALPVSN, encoded by the coding sequence ATGGTAAACTTAGAATGGTTCCGCACCTTTAAAGCTATATATGAAACAGGTTCGCTTACCGGCGCTGCCGAATCGTTGTTTATATCGCAACCAGGCGTTAGCTTGCACTTAAGTTCGCTGGAGAGCTATGTGGGGTACAAATTGTTCGACCGTACTTCACGCAAAATGGTATCGACCGAACGGGGGAAAATCTTATATAATTACGTTCAGGAAGCTATTTGCAAGCTGGAAGATGCCGAACGTCATTTCCATAAAAGCACTGAGAAAGATATACCTACTATTAGCATTGGGATGTGTTTTGAAACTTTTCAGTTCACCTTAGAATCTTATTTGCCAACCCTGCCATTTAACGTATTTATTAAGTTTGGCGAATATCCCGAAATGCTGAGCGACCTGGATGCCGGGGTTTTGGATATGATCATCACTCCGCAAAAAGGCGATTATAAAGGATTAAACTATCAACCCTTCTTTAAAGAAAAAATTGTTGTTGTGGCGGGTTCAAATACTGATACAAGCGAATTTGACCAGCTTGTAAAGCGTGGCGATACCGACGGGATTTATGCATGGCTTAAAACACAGACCTGGTATGGTACAGCCGGCGACATGGAACACTTGCGCAAGTTTTGGCATAGTAATTTTGGCAAACGCCCCGATTTTAAACCCAATTTCATTGTCCCCAATATGTGTTCTATTCTACGTTGCCTGAGCGATGGGAAAGGAGTGGCTGTTATCCCTGACTTTTTATCAAAACGCGAAATGGATGCGGGCCACGTAAAGCTGCTTTGGCAGGGGAATAATATAATTGAAAACACGCTATACTTCGGTACCCGTAAAAAAACGATTTATGCAGAGCAGATTGCGGTGTTACAGGAAATATTTGAAAAAGAAATGGTTGCCCTGCCAGTTAGCAATTAA